A region of Mesorhizobium sp. AR02 DNA encodes the following proteins:
- the rpsQ gene encoding 30S ribosomal protein S17: protein MPKRILQGTVVSDKNEKTVVVKVERRFTHPVMKKTVRMTKKYKAHDENNAHKVGDQVFIQESKPISKDKRWIVVSSDQA, encoded by the coding sequence ATGCCAAAGCGCATTCTGCAGGGCACCGTCGTCAGCGACAAGAACGAGAAGACGGTTGTCGTCAAGGTCGAACGGCGCTTCACGCATCCCGTGATGAAGAAGACCGTGCGCATGACCAAGAAGTACAAGGCGCACGACGAGAACAACGCCCACAAGGTTGGCGATCAGGTGTTCATCCAGGAATCGAAGCCGATTTCCAAGGACAAGCGCTGGATCGTCGTGTCTTCGGACCAGGCGTAA